One window of the Candidatus Methylomirabilota bacterium genome contains the following:
- the ftsH gene encoding ATP-dependent zinc metalloprotease FtsH, with protein sequence MKRRARQQAQFSAIYVALGIVVLIVLQSWLLAPRIQELPMSRLLELVREDKVARVSFGEKEIRGVLKKDAVPEAPTGRPDWLERLTGSDARLLFYTIRIPAAEDTALLAELQAHRVEFAGRIESTLVRDLVFGWLLPIGVMVAIWLFVIRRLGGGPTQALTFGRSKVKIYDRKELRVTFADVAGVDEARAELEEVVDFLKNPKKYQRLGGRIPKGVLLIGPPGSGKTLLARAVAGEADVPFFFLSASEFVEMFVGVGAARVRDLFEQAKEKAPCIVFIDELDAIGKTRGGVAGMVGGHDEREQTLNQLLVEMDGFDASKGVIIMAATNRPEVLDPALLRPGRFDRQVVVDKPDVRGREAILRVHARSVRLAPGVDLRVIAARTPGFAGADLANIVNEAALLAARKGKDAVEMADLEEAIDRVVAGLERKSRVLSETERDIVAHHEMGHALVAFSVPHADPVHKVTIIPRGVAALGMTYQLPTEDRYILRRSELEDRIAVLLGGHVAEEMVYGELSTGAHNDLERATELARLMVMKYGMSERLGPLAFSDGGSPAFLRRNGLPPWAGGGERDYSEETARAIDEEVRQIVERTYDRVRALLASKKDTLLQGAAALKQRETLEGEELRAVLTGGATGVGA encoded by the coding sequence ATGAAGCGGCGCGCCCGCCAGCAGGCCCAGTTCTCAGCCATCTACGTCGCGCTGGGCATCGTCGTGCTCATCGTGCTCCAGAGCTGGCTCCTGGCCCCCCGGATCCAGGAGCTTCCCATGAGCCGGCTCCTCGAGCTGGTGCGGGAGGACAAGGTCGCCCGGGTCTCCTTCGGGGAGAAGGAGATCCGCGGCGTCCTGAAGAAGGACGCCGTGCCGGAGGCGCCCACGGGCCGGCCGGACTGGCTCGAGCGTCTCACCGGATCCGACGCGCGGCTCCTCTTCTACACCATCCGGATCCCGGCGGCCGAGGACACGGCCCTGCTCGCGGAGCTCCAGGCCCACCGGGTCGAGTTCGCCGGCCGCATCGAATCCACCCTGGTCCGGGACCTCGTCTTCGGGTGGCTCCTTCCCATCGGCGTCATGGTGGCGATCTGGCTGTTCGTCATCCGCCGCCTGGGCGGCGGCCCGACCCAGGCCCTGACGTTCGGGCGTTCCAAGGTCAAGATCTACGACCGCAAGGAGCTTCGGGTCACCTTCGCCGACGTGGCCGGCGTCGACGAGGCGCGGGCCGAGCTCGAGGAGGTCGTCGACTTCCTCAAGAACCCCAAGAAGTACCAGCGGCTCGGCGGCCGGATCCCGAAGGGCGTGCTCCTGATCGGGCCGCCGGGCAGCGGCAAGACACTGCTGGCCCGGGCCGTGGCGGGCGAAGCCGACGTGCCGTTCTTCTTCCTGTCGGCCTCGGAGTTCGTGGAGATGTTCGTCGGCGTCGGAGCCGCCCGCGTCCGCGACCTCTTCGAGCAGGCGAAGGAGAAGGCCCCCTGCATCGTCTTTATCGACGAGCTGGACGCGATCGGGAAGACGCGGGGGGGCGTGGCCGGCATGGTCGGAGGCCACGACGAGCGCGAGCAGACCCTCAACCAGCTCCTGGTCGAGATGGACGGGTTCGATGCCTCCAAGGGGGTCATCATCATGGCGGCCACCAACCGGCCGGAGGTGCTGGACCCGGCCTTGCTCCGGCCGGGGCGGTTCGACCGCCAGGTGGTGGTGGACAAGCCCGACGTGCGGGGGCGGGAGGCGATCCTGCGCGTGCACGCTCGGAGCGTCCGCCTGGCGCCGGGCGTGGACCTCCGCGTGATCGCCGCCCGGACCCCGGGGTTCGCGGGGGCCGACCTCGCCAACATCGTCAACGAGGCGGCCTTGCTGGCGGCCCGCAAGGGCAAGGATGCCGTCGAGATGGCGGATCTCGAGGAGGCGATCGACCGCGTCGTGGCGGGGCTCGAGCGGAAGAGCCGGGTCCTCTCCGAGACGGAGCGCGACATCGTGGCGCACCACGAGATGGGTCATGCCCTGGTCGCCTTCTCGGTTCCCCACGCGGATCCCGTCCACAAGGTGACGATCATTCCGCGTGGGGTGGCGGCGCTCGGCATGACCTACCAGCTCCCGACCGAAGACCGCTACATCCTCCGGCGCTCCGAGCTCGAGGACCGCATCGCCGTCCTGCTGGGCGGCCATGTGGCCGAGGAGATGGTGTACGGCGAGCTCTCGACAGGGGCCCACAACGACCTCGAGCGCGCCACCGAGCTGGCCCGGCTCATGGTCATGAAGTACGGCATGTCGGAGCGGCTGGGCCCGCTCGCCTTCAGTGACGGCGGGAGTCCGGCCTTCCTGCGCCGAAACGGGTTACCGCCATGGGCCGGCGGCGGCGAGCGGGACTACAGCGAGGAGACCGCGCGAGCCATCGACGAGGAGGTCCGGCAAATCGTCGAGCGCACGTACGACCGCGTGCGAGCGCTCCTGGCATCGAAGAAAGACACTCTCCTCCAGGGGGCGGCGGCGCTCAAGCAGCGCGAGACCCTGGAGGGGGAGGAGCTGCGGGCCGTCCTGACGGGAGGGGCGACCGGAGTCGGCGCGTGA
- a CDS encoding TPM domain-containing protein: MARARPPGWVRGFMSDGDLEAVRRAIVEAEAATSGEIRVHLDARCPGDPMARAVALFERLGMTRTAHRSGVLIYLAVEDRKLAVIGDAGVHARVSDEYWESLKEMMVAHFRQGRPRDGITSAVRDVGETLRRHFPRAPDDRDELSDEVSLG, translated from the coding sequence ATGGCCAGGGCGCGGCCTCCCGGCTGGGTGCGGGGCTTCATGAGCGACGGCGACCTCGAGGCGGTGCGGCGCGCCATCGTGGAAGCCGAGGCCGCCACGTCGGGAGAGATCCGGGTCCACCTGGACGCCCGCTGTCCCGGGGACCCGATGGCCCGGGCCGTGGCGCTGTTCGAGCGCCTGGGCATGACCCGCACGGCGCACCGCAGCGGCGTCCTGATCTACCTGGCCGTCGAGGACCGGAAGCTCGCGGTGATCGGGGACGCGGGCGTCCACGCGCGGGTGAGCGACGAATACTGGGAGTCGCTCAAAGAGATGATGGTCGCCCACTTCCGGCAGGGGCGCCCCCGCGACGGGATCACCTCCGCGGTCCGGGACGTGGGCGAGACGCTACGACGCCACTTTCCACGCGCCCCCGACGACCGGGACGAGCTGAGCGACGAGGTGAGCCTGGGGTAG
- a CDS encoding TPM domain-containing protein, translating into MPLVIAILLAAAAQLAVPAPPTRRINDYAGALTAAERDRLERKLAERERTSSNQVVVAIFRSLGGENLEDYSIRLAQAWRIGQKGLDNGVIFLVFLEDRKMRLEVGYGLEATLTDATASSIIRDVVAPRFRERRFAEGIEGGLDAIAATLAGTYQRPVSRPDSGRAGWYVIPAVMLLVFGVVLVMAMAQFRRAARGGWTGRGAGWAPVSGSWGGSDSSGSGSSSSDSFSGGGGSFGGGGASGEW; encoded by the coding sequence GTGCCGCTGGTCATCGCCATCCTCCTGGCCGCCGCCGCCCAGCTCGCCGTTCCGGCGCCGCCGACGCGGCGCATCAACGACTATGCCGGCGCGCTGACGGCAGCAGAGCGCGACCGGCTCGAGCGGAAACTCGCCGAGCGCGAACGCACCAGCTCGAATCAGGTCGTGGTGGCGATCTTCCGGTCACTGGGGGGCGAGAACCTCGAGGACTACTCCATCCGGCTGGCCCAGGCCTGGCGGATCGGCCAGAAGGGGCTCGACAACGGCGTCATCTTTCTCGTCTTCCTCGAGGACCGCAAGATGCGCCTCGAGGTGGGCTATGGGCTCGAGGCGACGCTGACCGACGCCACCGCCTCCTCGATCATCCGGGATGTGGTGGCGCCACGCTTCCGAGAGCGCCGGTTCGCCGAGGGGATCGAGGGCGGCCTCGACGCGATCGCCGCCACCCTCGCCGGCACGTACCAGCGACCGGTCTCGCGGCCCGACTCGGGAAGGGCGGGTTGGTACGTGATCCCCGCCGTCATGCTGCTGGTCTTCGGCGTGGTGCTGGTCATGGCGATGGCCCAGTTCCGTCGGGCCGCCCGGGGCGGCTGGACCGGCCGCGGGGCGGGCTGGGCCCCCGTCTCGGGGTCGTGGGGTGGCTCGGACTCCTCCGGGTCGGGCTCGTCGTCGTCGGACAGCTTCAGCGGGGGTGGCGGGAGCTTCGGCGGCGGCGGCGCCAGCGGGGAGTGGTGA
- a CDS encoding LemA family protein, producing MKALVALGVLALILLAVGGWAVGVNNDLVTRDQAVKAQWAQVQTVYQRRADLIPNLVETVKGFAAQERTVLEEVTRARASASQIRVTPEMVNDPQALQKFQEAQNQLSGALGRLLVTVERYPDLKSNQNFLALQSQLEGTENRIAVERRRYNETVRDFNTRLAVFPASLVASVRGFKEKAFFEAAPGSEAAPKVQF from the coding sequence GTGAAAGCCCTGGTCGCCCTCGGCGTCCTCGCGCTGATCCTGCTGGCCGTGGGCGGCTGGGCCGTCGGCGTCAACAACGACCTGGTGACCCGGGATCAGGCCGTGAAGGCTCAGTGGGCGCAGGTCCAGACCGTCTACCAGCGGCGGGCCGACCTGATCCCCAATCTCGTCGAGACCGTCAAGGGCTTCGCCGCCCAGGAGCGCACGGTCCTCGAGGAAGTCACCCGGGCCCGGGCCAGTGCCAGCCAGATCCGGGTGACGCCGGAGATGGTCAACGATCCCCAGGCCCTCCAGAAGTTCCAGGAAGCCCAGAACCAGTTGAGCGGGGCGCTCGGCCGGCTGCTCGTCACCGTGGAGCGCTACCCCGACCTCAAGTCGAACCAGAACTTCCTCGCCCTCCAGAGCCAGCTCGAGGGCACGGAGAACCGCATCGCGGTGGAGCGGCGCCGCTACAACGAGACGGTGCGCGACTTCAACACGCGACTCGCCGTCTTTCCGGCGAGCCTGGTCGCCTCGGTCCGGGGGTTCAAAGAGAAGGCATTCTTCGAGGCCGCGCCGGGCAGCGAGGCGGCTCCGAAGGTGCAGTTCTAG
- a CDS encoding MFS transporter: MTEPEDPRPDPVWGEPAGRVVPPEVFDRPEGTAEGRLAPVLAPLLPLYGLGVLTAFNVGMLPPLLPLVAGEWALSTVEAGLINTVYAVGRLGGSYPASWTRARWGTRTAVFLGLVGLIVGSVACGLAPSFRVFLAARLLMGLGASAAFLAVFAEFLEAAPAAWRGRLTNAFEAVAILSMAAGSVLAAELAHAAGWRVVFVGAGLAVMAGFLAGRSVEPWAGRHVAPSAGVLRIPAAELRRLAPVYAAGLALAMTWTGLVATLIPLLGHARYGLSAPALGLALGAGYVAELAGLIGVGLVIDRFRREPVFLTGAASVVAGGGLLAVGTRPELFVIGLVLVGGGFAVWMIPALVLADRVGTPLPAGHLALYRIAMDAGMILGPLVLGGIAQLAGDRLAVGTAGLVLVGGALILMRRGRPPVI, translated from the coding sequence GTGACGGAGCCCGAGGACCCCCGGCCGGATCCCGTCTGGGGCGAGCCCGCCGGCCGCGTCGTCCCGCCGGAAGTGTTCGACCGGCCGGAAGGGACGGCGGAGGGGCGGCTCGCCCCGGTTCTCGCGCCGCTGCTCCCCCTGTACGGCCTCGGTGTCCTGACGGCGTTCAACGTCGGAATGCTCCCGCCGCTCCTCCCGCTGGTCGCCGGGGAGTGGGCGCTCTCCACGGTCGAGGCCGGGCTCATCAACACCGTCTACGCCGTGGGCCGGCTCGGCGGGAGCTATCCGGCGAGCTGGACCCGCGCCCGCTGGGGGACGCGGACCGCGGTCTTCCTCGGACTGGTCGGCCTCATCGTGGGCTCGGTCGCGTGCGGGCTGGCGCCGTCCTTCCGGGTCTTCCTGGCCGCGCGACTCCTCATGGGCCTCGGGGCCTCCGCGGCGTTCCTGGCCGTCTTCGCCGAGTTCCTGGAGGCCGCCCCGGCGGCGTGGCGCGGCCGGCTGACCAACGCCTTCGAGGCCGTCGCGATCCTGAGCATGGCGGCCGGCAGCGTCCTCGCCGCCGAGCTGGCGCACGCGGCCGGCTGGCGGGTGGTCTTCGTGGGGGCTGGGCTCGCGGTGATGGCGGGCTTCCTGGCCGGGCGGTCGGTCGAGCCGTGGGCGGGCCGCCACGTCGCCCCGAGTGCGGGGGTGCTGCGAATACCGGCCGCGGAGCTGCGCCGGCTGGCCCCCGTGTACGCCGCCGGGCTGGCGCTGGCCATGACGTGGACAGGCCTCGTCGCGACGCTGATTCCACTCCTCGGCCACGCGCGCTACGGGCTGAGCGCCCCGGCGCTCGGCCTCGCCCTCGGGGCCGGATACGTCGCCGAGCTCGCGGGGCTGATCGGGGTCGGGCTCGTGATCGATCGCTTCCGGCGGGAGCCCGTCTTCCTCACCGGGGCTGCCTCGGTGGTGGCAGGCGGCGGGCTCCTCGCCGTCGGCACCCGGCCGGAGCTCTTCGTCATCGGGCTCGTCCTCGTCGGGGGAGGTTTCGCCGTCTGGATGATTCCGGCCTTGGTCCTCGCCGACCGGGTGGGCACGCCGCTGCCCGCCGGTCATCTCGCCCTCTATCGCATCGCCATGGACGCCGGGATGATCCTGGGCCCGCTCGTCCTGGGGGGTATCGCCCAGCTGGCGGGGGACCGCCTGGCCGTGGGGACCGCCGGCCTCGTCCTGGTCGGCGGCGCCCTGATCCTGATGCGGCGCGGCCGGCCGCCGGTGATATAA
- a CDS encoding xanthine dehydrogenase family protein molybdopterin-binding subunit: MSTTSGFRIVGDRAPRPDARDKVYGLLRYADDFALAGMLHAKVVRATRPSARILKIDGSRAEALPGVTCVLTARDVPHNVLFSDVPGQTTAIGPLRARTQVLAGDTVRYLGEAVALVAAETEEAAEEAARLVVVEYEDRPGVFDPEEALRPDAPPLEPTGNVISRWKIRKGDVEAGFREADVVVAETYRTGFIDHAFIEPEAGVGWLDENGVITLRVATQVIEHFRDVANVLGLPHSRVRIIAPYIGGGFGGKEDVTVEVFLGLLVWKTRRPVRLCYSREESILSPTKRHPFVMKYTHGARRDGTLVALQVELIADAGGYAYLSPLTLLYAMVHAAGPYRIPHVKVDGVAVLTNNPPTSAFRGFGSAQPAFAYESQMDALARALALDPLAFRERNYLRKGERLASGQELETAVLLPETAARAWHALGPPRTPSGPGKRIGRGVASALTAYGRIVWLHDWSSAWVELQMDGTVLVRTGVPDIGGGQAASLVQITAEILGLAQDEITIHIGDSALTPLAGTTTATRQLYMSGSAVHKAASELRATLLQQTGELLNVPPETIVLADGLAYAEGNPQRKLSFKELAAACARAHRPRSAFAIYQAPAGQVMDFETGQGKVFPDFTFGSQAVEVEVDEDTGEVQVLRVVACYDVGKVINRNSVEGQVEGGVAMGIGYALLEEDRVAAGLTLTPNLMTYLIPTALDVPDVTAIILESGEGMGPWGARGIGEPALVPTAPAIANAVFDAVGVRVTRLPITPERLWRAGQEQPARRAR; this comes from the coding sequence ATGAGCACGACGTCCGGGTTCCGCATCGTCGGCGACCGCGCTCCGCGGCCGGACGCCCGGGACAAGGTCTACGGCCTCCTGCGCTATGCCGACGACTTCGCGCTGGCCGGGATGCTTCACGCCAAGGTGGTGCGCGCCACCCGCCCGTCGGCGCGCATCCTGAAGATCGACGGGAGCCGGGCCGAGGCGCTCCCGGGCGTCACCTGCGTGCTGACGGCCCGCGACGTGCCGCACAACGTGCTGTTCAGCGACGTGCCCGGTCAGACGACGGCCATCGGTCCCTTGCGGGCGCGGACCCAGGTGCTGGCCGGCGACACTGTCCGCTACCTGGGTGAGGCGGTGGCCCTGGTGGCCGCCGAGACCGAGGAAGCCGCCGAGGAGGCGGCCCGCCTGGTCGTGGTCGAATACGAGGACCGGCCGGGCGTCTTCGATCCCGAGGAAGCCTTGCGCCCGGATGCGCCGCCGCTCGAGCCGACGGGCAACGTCATCTCGCGGTGGAAGATCCGGAAGGGCGACGTGGAGGCGGGCTTCCGGGAGGCCGACGTCGTCGTGGCCGAGACCTACCGGACGGGCTTCATCGACCACGCCTTCATCGAGCCCGAGGCCGGGGTGGGCTGGCTCGACGAGAATGGCGTCATCACGCTCCGGGTCGCCACGCAGGTCATCGAGCATTTCCGGGACGTGGCGAACGTCCTGGGCCTCCCGCATTCCCGGGTCCGGATCATCGCGCCCTACATCGGAGGCGGCTTCGGCGGCAAGGAAGACGTGACGGTCGAGGTGTTCCTCGGGCTCCTGGTCTGGAAGACCCGCCGTCCGGTTCGACTCTGCTACTCCCGCGAGGAGTCGATTCTCTCCCCGACCAAGCGGCATCCATTCGTCATGAAGTACACGCATGGCGCCAGGCGGGACGGCACCCTGGTGGCGCTCCAGGTCGAGCTCATCGCGGATGCCGGCGGCTACGCCTACCTGTCCCCCCTCACGCTCCTCTACGCCATGGTCCACGCGGCCGGTCCCTACCGGATCCCGCACGTCAAGGTCGACGGGGTCGCCGTCCTCACCAACAACCCGCCGACCTCGGCCTTCCGCGGCTTCGGCTCGGCTCAGCCGGCCTTCGCCTACGAGAGCCAGATGGACGCGCTCGCCCGGGCGCTGGCGCTCGACCCGCTGGCCTTCCGCGAGCGGAACTACCTCCGGAAGGGGGAGCGTCTCGCGTCGGGTCAGGAGCTGGAGACCGCGGTGCTCCTCCCGGAGACGGCCGCGCGCGCCTGGCACGCCCTCGGCCCGCCGCGGACGCCGTCGGGGCCGGGGAAGCGGATCGGGCGCGGGGTCGCTTCGGCGCTGACCGCGTACGGGCGGATCGTCTGGCTCCACGACTGGTCGAGCGCGTGGGTCGAGCTTCAGATGGACGGCACCGTGCTCGTCCGCACGGGCGTGCCCGACATCGGCGGCGGCCAGGCGGCCTCCCTCGTCCAGATCACCGCCGAGATCCTCGGTCTCGCGCAGGACGAGATCACCATCCACATCGGAGACTCGGCGCTCACGCCGCTGGCCGGCACCACGACCGCCACCCGGCAGCTCTACATGTCGGGGTCGGCCGTCCACAAGGCGGCCAGCGAGCTCCGGGCCACGCTCCTTCAGCAGACGGGGGAGCTGCTCAACGTGCCGCCCGAGACGATCGTGCTGGCCGACGGGCTGGCGTACGCGGAGGGGAACCCCCAGAGGAAGCTCTCGTTCAAGGAGCTGGCGGCGGCCTGTGCCCGCGCCCATCGCCCACGCTCGGCGTTCGCCATCTACCAGGCGCCCGCCGGACAGGTGATGGACTTCGAGACCGGCCAGGGCAAGGTGTTTCCGGACTTCACGTTCGGCTCCCAGGCGGTGGAGGTCGAGGTCGACGAGGACACGGGCGAGGTCCAGGTCCTGCGAGTAGTCGCCTGCTACGACGTCGGGAAGGTGATCAACCGGAACTCGGTCGAGGGTCAGGTCGAGGGCGGGGTGGCGATGGGCATCGGCTACGCCCTCCTCGAAGAGGATCGGGTGGCGGCCGGCCTCACCCTCACGCCGAACCTGATGACCTACCTGATCCCGACCGCGCTCGACGTGCCCGACGTGACGGCGATCATCCTGGAGTCGGGAGAGGGGATGGGCCCGTGGGGGGCGCGCGGGATCGGCGAGCCCGCGCTGGTGCCGACGGCGCCGGCGATTGCCAACGCGGTCTTCGATGCGGTCGGCGTCCGGGTGACCCGGCTGCCGATCACGCCGGAGCGGCTGTGGCGCGCCGGGCAGGAGCAGCCGGCCCGCCGCGCCCGGTGA
- a CDS encoding (2Fe-2S)-binding protein, with protein MRPIEFTLNGARARVTVEPHETLLWVLRQRLAATEVKSGCERGDCGACAVVLDGRAINSCLALAVQAEGKSVLTVRGLGGPEAPHPLQATFVELGAAQCGICIPGMLVSLYAFLQEHPRATRGEIREAIGGNLCRCTGYQKIVDAAEAAARRLVGATE; from the coding sequence ATGCGCCCCATCGAGTTCACGCTGAACGGCGCGCGGGCGCGGGTCACCGTGGAGCCCCACGAGACCCTGCTCTGGGTGCTCCGTCAGCGCCTGGCCGCGACCGAGGTGAAGTCCGGGTGCGAGCGCGGCGACTGCGGGGCCTGCGCGGTGGTGCTGGACGGCCGGGCCATCAACTCCTGCCTGGCTCTCGCGGTCCAGGCCGAGGGCAAGTCGGTGCTGACCGTGCGCGGGCTCGGTGGTCCGGAGGCGCCGCATCCGCTTCAGGCCACCTTCGTCGAGCTCGGCGCCGCCCAGTGCGGCATCTGCATCCCGGGGATGCTCGTCTCGCTCTACGCCTTTCTCCAGGAGCACCCGCGCGCGACGCGCGGCGAGATCCGCGAGGCGATCGGCGGCAACCTGTGCCGCTGCACGGGGTACCAGAAGATCGTGGATGCCGCCGAGGCTGCGGCCCGGCGGCTGGTGGGCGCGACGGAGTGA
- a CDS encoding xanthine dehydrogenase family protein subunit M, whose protein sequence is MLLPRFEYHRAASLGQAITLLGGNPEARPLAGGTDLLVDLRERRQMPRMLVDVSELPELRGVASGEDGLRLGGGVTVGELLASPLVAERLPALRQAAHDFADFLTRNKATLGGNLANASPGADLAVPLLVLDARVVLAGPGGERVLALAEFLLGPRRTALQTGELVRAVVTPVAGGHQSFYKLGLKRGGAIAVVSVATRVALDAEGRCAAAAIALGAVAPRPFRVPDAEAVLVGQPLALDRIARAAELAAAAARPITDVRGSHDYRRGMVRALVARGLGRAREPAA, encoded by the coding sequence ATGCTGTTGCCGCGCTTCGAGTACCACCGGGCGGCCTCGCTCGGCCAGGCGATCACGCTCCTCGGGGGAAACCCCGAGGCGCGCCCGCTGGCCGGCGGGACCGACCTGCTGGTGGACCTGCGGGAACGACGCCAGATGCCGCGGATGCTCGTGGACGTCTCCGAGCTTCCCGAGCTCCGCGGCGTCGCGAGCGGCGAGGACGGGCTCCGCCTCGGCGGTGGCGTGACCGTGGGCGAGCTCCTCGCCTCTCCGCTGGTGGCCGAGCGGCTGCCCGCTCTCCGCCAGGCCGCCCACGACTTCGCCGACTTCCTCACCCGCAACAAGGCGACGCTCGGCGGCAACCTGGCCAACGCGAGCCCGGGCGCCGACCTCGCGGTCCCCCTGCTGGTCCTCGACGCCCGGGTCGTCCTGGCGGGCCCCGGGGGCGAGCGGGTCCTCGCCCTCGCGGAATTCCTGCTGGGCCCCCGTCGCACCGCGCTCCAGACGGGGGAGCTGGTCCGGGCGGTCGTGACGCCGGTGGCGGGCGGCCACCAGTCCTTCTACAAGCTCGGGCTGAAGCGCGGTGGCGCCATCGCGGTGGTGAGCGTCGCAACCCGGGTCGCCCTCGACGCGGAGGGGCGCTGCGCGGCGGCGGCGATCGCGCTCGGCGCGGTCGCGCCACGGCCGTTCCGGGTGCCCGACGCCGAAGCGGTGCTGGTGGGCCAGCCCCTCGCCCTCGACCGGATCGCCCGCGCGGCGGAGCTGGCGGCCGCCGCCGCTCGGCCCATCACCGACGTCCGGGGCAGCCACGACTACCGCCGCGGCATGGTCCGGGCCCTGGTGGCGCGCGGCCTCGGCCGGGCTCGCGAACCGGCGGCCTGA